One window from the genome of Pelodictyon luteolum DSM 273 encodes:
- a CDS encoding ABC transporter permease, protein MNDGMHRFRYESAESFRMALFQIRDNKIRSFLTALGVIIGIVAITMMGTAINGIDSGFERSLAMLGYDVVYVQKSSWSTMGQWWRYRNRPDLKTGYSETINRIIESNPRSELSVAVPQISTYQASVRYLGQTVEQAFALGTNEDYLQTASGDLAEGRFFTPGEAASGDRVAVIGDDISSGLFGEASAVGRTIMLKNTRFRVVGTFRKQGKFLGLFSFDNQIIMPLGAFERVYGKNAFVTMRVKIRDQSRVAEAKEELLGIMRRIRRLAPGMEDDFAINEQKAFKSQLDPIKNGIAAAGIFITGMSLFVGAIGIMNITFVSVRERTREIGLRKALGARRKTILMQFLIESVMICLIGGFIGLLTALGITLAIGRIVPDFPVSFSLGLLTAGLIVSVATGIVSGLAPAVTASKLDPADSLRHE, encoded by the coding sequence ATGAACGACGGCATGCACCGTTTCCGTTACGAATCGGCGGAAAGTTTCAGGATGGCCCTGTTCCAGATTAGGGACAATAAGATCCGCTCGTTCCTCACCGCGCTCGGCGTCATTATCGGCATCGTGGCCATCACCATGATGGGAACGGCCATCAACGGCATCGACAGCGGTTTTGAACGGAGTCTGGCCATGCTCGGATACGACGTCGTCTATGTACAGAAATCATCCTGGAGCACCATGGGCCAGTGGTGGCGCTACCGCAACAGGCCCGACTTGAAAACAGGCTACAGCGAAACCATCAACCGCATCATCGAAAGCAACCCCCGCTCGGAGCTCTCGGTCGCCGTCCCCCAGATATCGACCTACCAGGCCTCGGTCCGCTACCTCGGCCAGACGGTCGAGCAGGCATTCGCGCTCGGCACCAACGAGGATTACCTCCAGACCGCCTCCGGCGACCTTGCCGAAGGACGGTTCTTCACCCCCGGTGAGGCTGCCTCAGGCGATAGGGTCGCGGTCATCGGCGACGACATTTCGAGCGGACTTTTCGGTGAAGCATCTGCCGTCGGACGCACCATCATGCTGAAAAACACCCGCTTCCGGGTTGTCGGCACATTCCGCAAACAGGGGAAGTTCCTCGGGCTCTTCAGCTTCGACAACCAGATCATCATGCCCCTCGGCGCATTCGAGCGGGTCTACGGCAAGAACGCGTTCGTCACCATGCGGGTGAAAATACGGGACCAGAGCCGCGTTGCGGAAGCAAAGGAGGAACTGCTCGGCATCATGCGCCGTATCCGGCGCCTCGCCCCCGGAATGGAGGATGATTTTGCAATCAACGAACAGAAAGCCTTCAAAAGCCAGCTCGACCCCATCAAGAACGGCATTGCCGCCGCAGGCATATTCATCACCGGCATGTCGCTTTTCGTAGGAGCCATCGGCATCATGAACATCACCTTCGTCAGCGTCAGGGAGCGAACCCGCGAAATCGGCCTCCGCAAGGCGCTCGGGGCCAGGCGGAAGACCATTCTCATGCAGTTCCTCATCGAATCGGTGATGATCTGCCTCATCGGCGGCTTCATCGGACTCCTGACCGCCCTTGGCATCACGCTGGCCATAGGCAGAATCGTACCGGACTTCCCGGTCAGCTTCTCACTCGGCCTCTTGACAGCAGGACTCATCGTGTCCGTGGCCACCGGCATCGTTTCGGGACTGGCACCGGCCGTCACGGCCTCAAAACTTGATCCGGCCGACTCGCTCCGCCATGAATAA
- a CDS encoding ABC transporter permease, with amino-acid sequence MSLIEIIRQAVSSLAANKLRSWLTLMGVAVGVFSIIAVMTTIDALDRSVESGLASLGANTFQIQKYPATVFGSGHRRNIYVNRQDITWREAQAFRKTMEQKARTIGFIISSQANQAKSGDRTTNPDVVLTGGDEHFAASNGFDVKIGRNLTPNDIRSAKNTAILGSDLAEALFPASDSPIAKQVRIGGEVYTVSGVFTKKGAAFGQSQDNFMLIPITRYISHVNEKSSLGITVEAWSQKEYARTLDHAIGAMRLARGLGVREENDFEIRTNESLVESFRDIKRSISIGAFIISFMALLTAGVGIMNIMLVSVTERTREIGIRKSIGAPKSSILRQFLYEALLLSLAGGLIGAAAGAGAGNIVAINLQLPPVIPILWVAVSMAVCSAIGVAFGLFPAWKAANLDPVEALRGK; translated from the coding sequence ATGTCACTCATTGAAATCATCCGGCAGGCCGTCTCATCACTCGCCGCCAACAAACTCCGCTCATGGCTGACCCTTATGGGCGTGGCCGTCGGGGTCTTTTCGATCATTGCCGTAATGACCACCATCGACGCCCTCGACAGGAGTGTAGAGTCAGGGCTGGCGAGCCTCGGAGCCAACACCTTCCAGATCCAGAAATATCCCGCCACCGTCTTCGGCAGCGGTCATAGAAGGAACATCTACGTAAACCGGCAGGACATCACCTGGAGGGAGGCCCAGGCGTTCAGGAAAACCATGGAACAGAAGGCGCGCACCATCGGCTTTATCATCTCCAGCCAGGCCAACCAGGCCAAGTCCGGCGACAGAACGACCAATCCCGATGTGGTGCTTACCGGCGGAGATGAACACTTCGCGGCATCAAACGGGTTCGACGTCAAGATTGGGCGCAACCTCACTCCGAACGACATCCGGTCTGCGAAAAACACCGCCATACTCGGCAGCGATCTGGCCGAGGCGCTCTTCCCGGCAAGTGATAGCCCCATCGCCAAACAGGTCCGCATCGGCGGGGAGGTATACACCGTCAGCGGCGTCTTCACAAAAAAAGGTGCCGCGTTCGGCCAGAGCCAGGACAACTTCATGCTGATCCCGATCACCCGCTACATCAGCCATGTCAATGAAAAAAGCAGCCTCGGCATAACGGTGGAAGCCTGGTCGCAGAAAGAGTACGCCCGGACACTCGATCATGCCATCGGAGCGATGCGCCTGGCAAGGGGACTTGGCGTCAGGGAGGAAAACGACTTTGAAATCAGGACGAATGAATCGCTGGTGGAATCCTTCCGCGACATCAAGCGCTCCATCAGCATCGGAGCCTTCATCATCAGCTTCATGGCGCTCCTGACGGCAGGAGTCGGCATCATGAACATCATGCTGGTCAGCGTCACCGAACGGACCAGGGAGATCGGCATCCGCAAATCGATCGGAGCCCCGAAAAGCAGCATACTTCGTCAGTTCCTCTATGAAGCACTGCTTCTTTCGCTTGCAGGAGGCCTCATCGGAGCAGCCGCAGGAGCCGGTGCCGGCAACATCGTGGCGATAAACCTCCAGCTCCCGCCCGTCATCCCCATCCTCTGGGTCGCCGTATCCATGGCGGTATGCTCGGCCATCGGGGTGGCATTCGGGCTCTTCCCCGCCTGGAAAGCTGCGAACCTCGACCCTGTCGAAGCACTCAGAGGGAAATAA
- a CDS encoding OmpA family protein has product MTHLLKLTRPLAFILILATATMTWGCESTSRTGRGAGIGATAGGVLGGIIGSRSGSWVKGALIGAAVGGAAGALIGNYMDKQAAEIDRDVDGARVERVGESIRVVFDSGILFTTGSATITSTSRYNIEKLARILNRYPDTNMVIEGHTDSIGSETQNQLLSERRAESVATLLKTYGVSSSRLSPVGYGETRPVASNETETGRRQNRRVEVLIYANDDLKDQAQSGELRM; this is encoded by the coding sequence ATGACACACCTGCTGAAACTGACCCGACCCCTCGCATTCATCCTCATCCTTGCAACCGCCACCATGACATGGGGCTGCGAATCAACCAGCCGCACCGGGCGTGGTGCCGGCATAGGAGCTACGGCGGGGGGTGTACTCGGCGGCATCATCGGAAGCCGTTCGGGAAGCTGGGTAAAGGGCGCGTTGATCGGCGCGGCCGTCGGTGGCGCAGCTGGAGCGCTCATCGGCAACTACATGGACAAGCAGGCAGCCGAGATTGACCGCGATGTCGATGGTGCGAGGGTCGAGCGGGTCGGTGAAAGCATCCGGGTAGTCTTCGATTCAGGCATCCTCTTCACGACAGGATCAGCCACCATCACGTCCACAAGCCGGTACAACATCGAGAAACTTGCAAGGATCCTCAACCGCTACCCTGACACGAACATGGTCATCGAAGGCCATACCGACTCAATCGGCAGCGAAACACAGAACCAGCTGCTTTCCGAACGGCGTGCCGAATCGGTGGCAACCCTCCTGAAAACCTACGGCGTCTCCAGCTCCCGCCTCTCACCGGTCGGATACGGTGAAACACGCCCGGTCGCATCGAACGAAACCGAAACGGGACGCAGGCAGAACCGCAGGGTAGAGGTGCTGATCTATGCGAATGACGACCTGAAAGATCAGGCCCAAAGCGGCGAATTGAGGATGTAG